A single region of the Chryseobacterium culicis genome encodes:
- a CDS encoding tetratricopeptide repeat protein, protein MGLFLCLFSCHSESHTTEREDFDYSLLTQSSELQLSGDYEAFAQLNKKYLKKAVKMRYTAGKGLCYLNMAGVNVSAGNYEKARFFFNKAEKDLIHSENAYHKATFYDDYSLYYSHLKIYDKAIACNNKAFYYFKQVKKTKLTDKLLPRLYVNKAIYYAWKGWFGTSLKCFTKANVLENSAYTNCMMAQYYLFTHKPDSAGIYIARADEKMLSQKTTDVESLWVYYTMGYYYNDVDNSEQAEKALKKALEINIKTRRTYSSHIKEVYKALAELYKKKNDGGKAYFYLKKYMEEEGRSDAARFAAMNKTTENFISEVKQESDWHKNDLPLFIALSITVLTVSGVYVRKMIGGLRKKKNTLKEQTDALKNHVQTKQREEVIELARRNDSSFLLKFKELYPGFIKNLLEINPDLENSELAFCAMLKLRFSSKEIADYTFVQHKSVQQKKYRIRKRLNIPGETDIYDFFETLTE, encoded by the coding sequence ATGGGGTTATTTCTGTGCCTATTTTCATGTCATAGCGAATCCCATACTACTGAAAGAGAGGATTTTGATTATTCTTTATTGACTCAAAGTTCTGAACTTCAGTTGTCTGGTGACTATGAAGCCTTTGCCCAGCTTAATAAGAAATATCTGAAGAAGGCAGTCAAAATGAGGTATACAGCAGGAAAAGGACTCTGCTACCTGAATATGGCAGGTGTCAACGTCTCAGCTGGAAATTATGAAAAAGCCCGATTTTTTTTCAATAAAGCAGAAAAAGATCTGATACATTCTGAAAATGCATATCATAAAGCGACTTTCTATGATGATTACAGTCTGTATTATTCTCATCTTAAAATATATGATAAGGCTATAGCGTGTAACAATAAAGCATTTTATTATTTTAAACAGGTAAAAAAAACGAAACTCACTGATAAGCTACTTCCAAGACTTTATGTAAACAAGGCTATTTATTATGCGTGGAAGGGATGGTTTGGGACATCTTTAAAATGTTTTACAAAAGCCAATGTGCTGGAAAATTCAGCGTATACCAATTGTATGATGGCACAGTATTATTTATTTACCCATAAACCTGATTCTGCAGGAATATATATTGCCAGGGCAGATGAAAAAATGCTTAGTCAGAAAACGACAGATGTGGAGTCACTTTGGGTGTATTACACCATGGGATATTATTATAATGATGTTGATAATAGTGAACAGGCAGAAAAAGCGCTTAAAAAAGCACTGGAAATCAATATAAAAACAAGACGGACTTACTCCTCACATATAAAAGAGGTTTATAAGGCTCTTGCAGAATTATACAAGAAAAAAAATGATGGTGGAAAGGCATATTTTTATCTGAAGAAATATATGGAAGAGGAGGGAAGATCTGATGCTGCACGATTCGCTGCAATGAATAAAACGACTGAAAATTTTATTTCAGAAGTAAAACAGGAATCAGATTGGCATAAAAATGATCTTCCGCTATTTATTGCGCTGTCCATCACCGTTCTTACCGTTTCAGGAGTATATGTCCGGAAGATGATTGGCGGATTACGAAAGAAGAAGAATACTTTGAAAGAGCAAACCGATGCGTTGAAAAATCATGTCCAGACAAAGCAGCGGGAAGAAGTGATTGAACTTGCTAGAAGGAATGATTCTTCTTTCTTGTTGAAATTCAAAGAATTGTATCCTGGATTTATAAAAAACCTTTTGGAAATCAATCCGGATCTTGAAAATTCAGAGCTTGCTTTTTGCGCCATGTTGAAATTACGTTTTTCCTCTAAGGAGATTGCGGATTATACTTTTGTACAGCACAAATCTGTTCAGCAAAAAAAATACAGGATCAGAAAAAGACTGAATATTCCTGGAGAAACAGATATTTATGACTTTTTTGAAACGTTAACAGAATAA
- a CDS encoding reprolysin-like metallopeptidase: MKKRILFVCALASCFTAFNAQRWESVSQKTSQIREGVAVQHSYRVDLKSLREMLKNAEETGKNARPVIISLPTAEGKIEKFAVYSNPVMDQSLVDRYQLGSYVGIGMDDASKYLRFSTSPTDMQSMIIKDGIFQFIEPISADKQTYGVFYKTKEKGDIHGFECDTEHDLKEIGKLVENGKKMLSNIGITNRPTNTKYRTFRMAMAVTGEYTQFHGGTVAGAVAAINNTMTRINGVFERDFGAHFNVLDLPGIIYTDPATDFYTPQAAAGDPSLNLQLQQKLTADVGNANYDIGHVFHRNVGQSRNGNAGGIGIVCTNPATNTSLGKGAAFSMSPDPVGEVFDLMAAHEMGHQLGANHTFSMRTEASGANVEPWGGTTIMGYPGITQDNIQANMDGYFHYKSISQVLNNLESKVGCGVAIDIINNTAPVITPLANYSIPKGTAYYLDAVAVDAESDLVTYTWEQYNSVGDRNTISGDSGWGYNAEGAIARSLPGTANSRRYFPKLETVLNGVLTDKQVWETVSYIPRTLNYAVTVRDQNALRPMTSTAETVVTVGNDGPFKFSGLTTTSVLYNDASNTITWDAANTNTAPYNVAAVKIDYTTNNGTTWTGLVASTPNTGSYAVQMPANVTGTVKLRISAVGNIFYAVSPAVTVGTAPISTAVAPTGVSAIETEVLKTTARISWNKVPGATYSVNYRKVGAASWSNTTSAANSVLLSNLEDETNYEVQVAAVVNSVPGAFSTNYAFKTKGLRTGSDYCLMTTGGNGGSFNSGLVRLTLSNLAYVYTGLDVYKTYLDFSEDATKVVNLTKGTQYTASFRNLAGGNYNDWLEIWIDYNRNGVFENSEKVVTSGALPFFAAAAQAYLRDGNVTFTVPDTAYSGEKLLRMRVASTFFNAASGPCGSPTVPVNGGGIVSVGSFRDFSVKISENANLAVRDVVDTKSSEVSIYPNPADTFVEVKNLKGKADYKIYSADGRLVQEGKIEGRINVASLVKGMYVITIKDDKNTYNTKLIKK; the protein is encoded by the coding sequence ATGAAAAAAAGAATTTTATTCGTTTGTGCGTTAGCATCATGTTTTACGGCTTTCAATGCTCAGAGATGGGAATCTGTTTCTCAGAAAACTTCTCAGATAAGAGAAGGAGTTGCCGTACAACATTCTTACAGAGTTGATTTGAAGTCTCTGAGAGAAATGTTGAAAAATGCTGAAGAGACGGGAAAAAATGCACGTCCTGTTATTATTTCTTTACCAACAGCAGAAGGAAAAATTGAAAAATTTGCGGTCTATAGCAATCCTGTGATGGATCAATCTCTTGTAGACAGATATCAGCTGGGATCCTATGTAGGAATTGGCATGGATGATGCTTCTAAGTATTTAAGATTTAGTACATCCCCTACAGATATGCAGTCTATGATTATTAAAGACGGTATATTTCAGTTTATAGAACCTATAAGTGCAGATAAACAGACTTATGGCGTTTTTTATAAAACAAAGGAAAAAGGAGACATACATGGGTTTGAATGTGATACCGAGCATGATCTTAAAGAGATAGGTAAACTGGTGGAAAACGGAAAAAAGATGCTTTCCAATATAGGAATTACCAACAGACCTACTAATACAAAATACAGAACTTTCAGAATGGCTATGGCTGTTACCGGTGAATATACGCAATTTCACGGTGGCACAGTTGCCGGGGCTGTCGCTGCGATCAATAATACAATGACAAGAATCAATGGGGTTTTTGAGAGAGATTTTGGAGCTCACTTTAATGTGTTGGATCTTCCGGGAATTATTTATACAGATCCTGCTACCGATTTTTATACACCTCAGGCAGCTGCAGGAGATCCGTCATTAAACTTACAGCTGCAACAAAAGCTGACGGCAGATGTTGGAAATGCCAATTATGATATTGGACACGTATTTCATCGCAATGTAGGACAAAGCAGAAATGGAAATGCGGGAGGAATAGGAATTGTTTGTACAAATCCTGCCACTAATACTTCTTTAGGAAAAGGTGCCGCTTTTTCAATGAGCCCTGACCCTGTAGGAGAAGTATTTGACTTAATGGCAGCACACGAAATGGGACACCAGCTGGGAGCCAACCATACCTTCTCTATGAGAACTGAAGCTTCCGGTGCCAATGTAGAGCCTTGGGGAGGAACAACGATCATGGGATATCCGGGAATTACTCAGGATAATATTCAGGCCAATATGGATGGATATTTCCATTATAAATCTATTTCTCAGGTATTGAATAACCTCGAATCTAAAGTAGGATGTGGTGTTGCTATTGATATCATAAACAATACCGCACCGGTAATTACACCGTTGGCTAATTATTCTATTCCTAAAGGAACTGCCTATTATCTGGATGCGGTAGCAGTAGATGCGGAAAGTGATCTTGTTACCTATACATGGGAACAATATAACAGTGTAGGAGACAGGAATACGATTTCCGGAGATAGCGGATGGGGCTATAATGCAGAAGGAGCTATCGCGAGATCTTTACCGGGAACAGCTAACAGCAGAAGATATTTCCCTAAGCTGGAAACTGTATTGAATGGTGTACTGACAGACAAACAGGTATGGGAAACCGTTTCCTATATCCCAAGAACATTGAACTATGCGGTAACTGTAAGAGATCAGAATGCATTAAGACCAATGACTTCCACTGCTGAAACGGTTGTAACAGTAGGTAATGACGGACCTTTCAAATTCAGCGGACTTACCACAACATCTGTTTTATATAATGATGCATCCAATACCATCACATGGGATGCTGCAAACACCAATACCGCTCCTTATAATGTAGCGGCTGTAAAAATAGATTATACAACCAATAACGGGACTACATGGACAGGTCTGGTAGCTTCTACACCTAATACAGGAAGCTATGCTGTACAAATGCCGGCTAATGTAACGGGGACTGTTAAATTAAGAATATCAGCAGTAGGCAATATTTTCTATGCTGTATCTCCGGCTGTAACAGTAGGAACGGCTCCTATTTCTACTGCCGTTGCTCCAACAGGAGTTTCTGCAATAGAGACAGAAGTTTTAAAAACAACGGCGAGAATATCGTGGAATAAAGTACCGGGAGCCACTTACTCTGTCAATTACAGAAAAGTAGGGGCTGCAAGTTGGTCGAATACAACAAGTGCTGCCAACTCTGTATTGTTGTCAAATCTTGAAGATGAAACCAATTATGAAGTACAGGTAGCTGCCGTTGTGAATAGTGTTCCGGGAGCATTCTCTACTAATTATGCCTTTAAAACAAAAGGGCTGAGAACGGGTTCAGATTATTGTTTGATGACTACAGGAGGAAATGGCGGAAGCTTTAATAGTGGTCTTGTAAGATTGACGTTATCTAACCTGGCTTATGTATATACCGGATTGGATGTTTACAAAACATATCTTGACTTTAGTGAAGATGCAACCAAAGTTGTTAATTTAACAAAAGGAACTCAATATACAGCAAGCTTTAGAAACCTTGCGGGAGGAAACTATAACGACTGGCTTGAAATCTGGATAGATTACAACAGAAACGGAGTCTTTGAAAACTCTGAAAAAGTAGTGACCAGTGGAGCTCTTCCTTTCTTTGCTGCCGCTGCTCAGGCTTACCTTCGTGACGGAAATGTGACATTTACAGTGCCTGACACGGCGTACTCTGGTGAAAAATTGTTGAGAATGAGAGTTGCAAGTACTTTCTTTAATGCAGCCAGCGGACCTTGTGGAAGTCCTACTGTACCTGTAAATGGTGGTGGAATCGTTTCTGTAGGATCTTTCAGAGATTTTTCTGTGAAGATTTCGGAAAATGCTAACCTTGCTGTGAGAGATGTCGTAGACACGAAATCATCCGAAGTATCTATTTATCCTAACCCTGCAGATACATTTGTAGAAGTGAAAAACCTTAAAGGTAAAGCAGATTACAAAATCTACAGTGCTGACGGAAGATTAGTTCAGGAAGGTAAAATTGAAGGAAGGATCAATGTTGCTTCTTTGGTAAAAGGAATGTATGTGATCACTATAAAAGATGATAAGAATACTTATAATACTAAGTTAATCAAGAAATAA
- a CDS encoding FAD-dependent oxidoreductase, with protein MLIENKSIAIVGGGPAGLTLARLLQLKGADVKVYERDFNKNARVQGSPLDMHEDSGLAALRKAELLEEFKKTFRPGADRTLIMNEKAQIFFNDHETKPEEDFGHEHFRPEIDRGPLRNMLLESLHPDTVVWDSHFLSMEPQNEGWLLHFKNGNSVYADLVIAGDGANSKIRPYLTDIKPVYSGVIMLEGNISKENAPKIDALIKGGKIMAFGNTKNILLGQKGNGDLGFYASFKADENWPATSGLDFSDNAQVLKWFKTEYSEWNPLWEELFENAGTPFIPRLIYSMPLDQTWKTQPNLTLIGDAAHVMPPFAGEGANMAMLDALELSEYLTNDSYNTLQEAISSYEHHMRKRAATATQESLENSERMHSEKSLATMLDFFNGHLTSS; from the coding sequence ATGCTGATAGAAAATAAATCAATAGCAATCGTTGGTGGTGGTCCTGCAGGACTTACGCTGGCAAGACTTTTACAATTAAAAGGTGCAGACGTAAAAGTATATGAAAGAGATTTCAATAAAAATGCACGGGTACAAGGCTCTCCTCTCGATATGCATGAAGACTCAGGACTGGCGGCCTTACGCAAAGCAGAACTATTGGAGGAATTCAAAAAGACTTTCCGTCCCGGTGCAGACAGAACACTGATCATGAATGAAAAGGCTCAAATATTTTTCAACGATCATGAAACAAAACCTGAAGAAGATTTTGGACATGAGCATTTTCGGCCAGAGATAGATCGGGGTCCATTAAGAAATATGCTGTTAGAATCCCTGCATCCTGACACCGTAGTCTGGGACAGTCATTTTCTCTCGATGGAACCTCAAAATGAAGGCTGGCTTTTGCACTTCAAAAACGGGAATTCCGTGTATGCAGACCTTGTTATTGCCGGAGACGGAGCCAATTCTAAAATACGGCCTTATCTCACTGATATCAAGCCAGTTTATTCCGGAGTTATTATGTTGGAAGGAAATATTTCAAAAGAAAATGCCCCTAAGATTGATGCCCTAATTAAAGGCGGAAAAATAATGGCATTCGGAAATACAAAAAATATTTTACTGGGCCAGAAAGGGAATGGAGATCTTGGGTTTTATGCAAGCTTTAAAGCTGATGAAAACTGGCCTGCCACCAGTGGTCTTGATTTTTCTGATAATGCACAGGTGCTCAAATGGTTCAAAACAGAATACTCCGAATGGAATCCTTTATGGGAAGAATTGTTTGAAAATGCTGGAACTCCGTTTATTCCACGTCTGATTTACTCTATGCCTTTAGATCAAACATGGAAAACCCAGCCCAATCTGACACTGATTGGTGATGCTGCTCACGTAATGCCTCCATTTGCAGGAGAAGGTGCCAATATGGCCATGCTGGACGCACTTGAATTGAGTGAATATTTAACGAATGACAGTTACAACACATTACAGGAAGCAATTTCCAGCTATGAACATCATATGCGGAAAAGAGCAGCCACTGCCACACAGGAATCCCTTGAAAACAGCGAACGGATGCATTCTGAAAAGTCATTAGCAACCATGCTGGACTTTTTTAATGGTCATCTTACTTCATCATAA
- a CDS encoding helix-turn-helix domain-containing protein, with amino-acid sequence MDNDFSYHFIEPDKEIADFVENLGTFQNLSDEAKEVVIIPDGRIDLFFSQSASEPFHITLLGLETYPEQRYIAPHTIAFVVSFKPLAVEYILNTSIADLLNIGKEISPDFWDFKTDDLKDFSSCCTKAIQKIKEQLPSKVDERKRQLFELVYASKGEMSVQELSEKTGWSSRQINRYFNKQLGLSLKAYSTILRFRASLEHIAQGRLFPELNYTDQNHFIKEVKKFSGVAPKELSKNKNDRFVLLSVLKGK; translated from the coding sequence ATGGACAATGACTTCTCTTATCATTTCATAGAACCGGACAAAGAGATCGCAGATTTTGTTGAAAATCTGGGAACTTTTCAGAACCTTTCGGATGAAGCGAAAGAAGTGGTTATCATCCCTGACGGAAGAATTGATTTATTTTTTTCACAATCAGCTTCAGAGCCTTTTCACATTACTCTTCTCGGGTTGGAAACTTATCCGGAACAAAGATACATTGCTCCCCATACCATTGCCTTTGTCGTCAGTTTTAAACCTCTTGCAGTTGAATATATTTTGAATACCTCTATTGCAGATCTTTTGAATATTGGAAAAGAAATTTCTCCTGATTTCTGGGATTTTAAAACAGATGATTTAAAAGATTTTTCCAGCTGTTGTACAAAAGCAATTCAAAAAATAAAAGAACAGCTTCCCTCAAAGGTAGATGAAAGAAAACGCCAACTTTTTGAACTTGTGTATGCTTCAAAAGGAGAAATGAGTGTGCAGGAACTTTCTGAAAAAACAGGCTGGAGCAGCAGGCAGATCAACCGTTATTTTAACAAACAGCTCGGCTTGTCATTAAAAGCCTACTCTACTATTTTGCGTTTCAGGGCATCTTTGGAACACATCGCACAGGGAAGACTTTTCCCGGAACTTAATTATACCGATCAGAATCATTTCATCAAAGAAGTGAAAAAATTTTCAGGGGTTGCTCCTAAAGAATTATCCAAAAATAAAAACGACCGATTTGTACTATTATCAGTGTTGAAAGGAAAATAA
- a CDS encoding class I SAM-dependent methyltransferase: MKKMREREINFIQHNEAAWNKQALEENEWSKAVSTDLINDAKAGKWEVHLTPKPLNKEWLGDVKGKKILCLASAGGQQAPVLAAAGASVVVFDISGEQLKQDEKVAERDGLSLKTVQGDMRDLSVFEDETFDIIFHPISNHYVENVNPVWRETYRVLKKGGALLASFFNPVVFVADRNPQDIKDGIIRPKYTLPYADIKDLDQNQINRKLENNEALVFGHTFSDLIGGQLRAGFLIADFIEEMQPNPRFLIDEYLPTFIATKAVKPDH, translated from the coding sequence ATGAAAAAAATGCGGGAAAGAGAAATCAATTTTATACAGCACAACGAAGCGGCCTGGAACAAACAGGCATTAGAAGAGAATGAATGGTCAAAAGCTGTAAGTACAGACTTAATTAATGATGCGAAAGCAGGAAAATGGGAGGTTCATCTGACTCCGAAGCCATTAAATAAGGAATGGTTGGGAGATGTGAAAGGAAAGAAAATTTTGTGTCTGGCATCTGCAGGAGGACAGCAGGCTCCGGTACTGGCAGCAGCAGGAGCTTCCGTAGTTGTTTTTGATATTTCCGGTGAACAGCTTAAACAGGATGAAAAAGTTGCTGAACGTGACGGTTTGTCACTGAAAACCGTTCAGGGGGATATGAGAGACCTGAGTGTATTTGAAGATGAAACATTTGATATTATATTTCATCCTATATCCAACCATTATGTGGAAAATGTGAATCCCGTTTGGAGAGAAACGTATAGAGTCTTGAAAAAAGGAGGAGCATTGCTGGCCAGCTTTTTTAATCCCGTTGTGTTTGTTGCAGACCGAAATCCTCAGGATATAAAAGATGGAATTATCAGACCAAAATATACACTTCCTTATGCTGATATAAAAGATTTGGATCAGAATCAGATTAATAGAAAACTGGAAAATAATGAAGCTCTGGTTTTTGGGCATACCTTTTCAGACCTTATCGGCGGACAATTGAGAGCAGGTTTTTTGATTGCAGATTTTATAGAAGAAATGCAGCCAAACCCACGCTTTTTAATTGATGAGTATCTACCAACTTTTATAGCAACGAAAGCAGTAAAACCAGACCATTGA
- a CDS encoding Crp/Fnr family transcriptional regulator has product MDKSSLNIYFHSLFSIEKEVVEKITEKFNCFELKAHTILLDKDAISTKTYFLEKGYVRSYILNEDNEEITTNIYKAPCFVNDFLSFFRQQPTKEIYQTVTDCIFWETGLENVQHNFHNIPEFREFSRLLFVLNYYNIHDRLIEMASQKAGTRYFNLMKKDPDIFQHVPLKVIASYLGIKDSSLSRIRRDIHKL; this is encoded by the coding sequence ATGGACAAATCATCACTTAACATTTACTTTCATTCTCTATTCAGTATTGAAAAAGAAGTGGTTGAAAAAATCACTGAAAAATTTAATTGCTTTGAATTGAAAGCCCATACAATTTTGCTGGATAAAGATGCTATCAGTACCAAAACCTATTTTCTTGAAAAAGGCTATGTCCGCTCGTATATACTGAATGAAGATAATGAGGAGATTACCACCAATATTTATAAAGCTCCCTGCTTCGTTAATGATTTTTTATCCTTTTTCAGACAGCAGCCTACCAAAGAAATATATCAAACTGTTACAGACTGTATTTTCTGGGAAACAGGATTGGAAAATGTACAGCATAATTTCCATAATATTCCCGAATTCAGGGAGTTTAGCCGGCTTCTTTTTGTCCTTAATTATTATAATATTCATGACAGACTGATTGAAATGGCCAGTCAGAAAGCAGGCACAAGATATTTCAATCTGATGAAGAAGGATCCCGATATTTTTCAGCATGTCCCTTTGAAGGTAATTGCTTCTTATTTAGGAATTAAAGACAGCTCACTGAGCAGGATCCGAAGGGACATTCACAAACTGTAA
- a CDS encoding ketopantoate reductase family protein has protein sequence MNKKHIVVVGLGGVGGYFGFKINQTNETFRKYTVSFVARGETCEKVKDNGLTLLSPEHANPKTHPDTIVQNISEIENPDLILICVKEYDLENVCKQLLSVINKDTILLPMMNGADIYDRIRTVIPDHTILPTCIYVASHIKERGIVEHKGKAGKMIVGRDPEHFSTPVEWVTDLLRESKIDFDFKDNSLTDIWTKFIFIASFGLVTAKHNSSIGTVCTDEQQKKEATEIMKEIQQIAAKKEIYLQEDIIDKTFEKASTFPFETPTSLQLDIHSGKKDNELELFAGAVLKYGAETGVETSFTQKIYTDITAK, from the coding sequence ATGAACAAAAAACATATTGTAGTAGTAGGATTGGGCGGTGTAGGCGGTTATTTTGGATTTAAAATCAATCAGACTAATGAAACTTTCCGGAAATATACCGTTTCCTTTGTTGCCCGTGGAGAAACTTGTGAGAAAGTAAAAGATAACGGATTGACTTTGCTGTCTCCTGAACATGCTAATCCGAAGACTCATCCTGATACCATTGTACAGAACATCAGTGAGATTGAAAATCCTGATCTGATATTAATTTGTGTAAAAGAATATGACCTTGAAAATGTATGTAAGCAGTTGCTATCGGTTATCAACAAAGATACGATCTTGCTTCCGATGATGAACGGAGCAGATATCTATGACAGAATACGTACCGTTATTCCGGATCATACCATTCTTCCAACCTGCATTTATGTAGCTTCTCATATTAAAGAGAGAGGAATTGTAGAGCATAAAGGGAAAGCCGGGAAAATGATTGTTGGTAGAGATCCTGAGCATTTTTCCACTCCAGTGGAATGGGTTACAGACCTTTTGAGGGAAAGTAAAATTGACTTTGATTTCAAGGATAATTCATTAACGGATATCTGGACAAAATTTATTTTTATTGCCAGTTTCGGATTGGTGACGGCAAAGCATAATTCATCCATCGGAACTGTATGTACGGACGAGCAACAGAAGAAGGAAGCGACTGAAATTATGAAAGAAATACAACAGATTGCTGCTAAAAAAGAAATCTATCTTCAGGAAGATATCATTGATAAAACATTTGAAAAAGCGTCTACATTTCCTTTTGAAACGCCTACTTCCTTACAGCTTGATATCCATTCTGGAAAGAAGGATAACGAACTGGAACTATTTGCAGGTGCCGTATTGAAATATGGTGCTGAAACAGGTGTTGAAACTTCTTTTACTCAGAAAATCTACACTGATATTACTGCAAAATAA
- a CDS encoding 4Fe-4S dicluster domain-containing protein, with translation MAIKITDACINCGACEPECPNSAIYEGAIDWRWKDKTKLSGHITFPDGTEGDADAYHEAVSDEVYYIVSGKCTECKGFHEEPQCKAVCPVDCCIDDPDHRETEEVLLDRQKFMHSA, from the coding sequence ATGGCTATAAAAATAACAGATGCCTGTATCAACTGTGGAGCCTGCGAACCTGAATGCCCCAACTCAGCCATTTACGAAGGTGCTATCGATTGGCGCTGGAAAGACAAAACAAAACTTTCAGGACATATTACATTTCCTGACGGCACAGAAGGTGATGCTGATGCATACCATGAAGCTGTTTCGGACGAAGTTTATTATATCGTTTCCGGAAAATGTACAGAATGCAAAGGTTTTCATGAGGAACCACAATGTAAGGCCGTATGCCCTGTAGACTGCTGCATAGATGATCCTGATCACAGGGAAACAGAGGAAGTATTATTGGACCGACAAAAATTCATGCACAGTGCTTAA
- a CDS encoding 2Fe-2S iron-sulfur cluster-binding protein produces the protein MENEITITVIDQNGNTHTLLCPLEMGLTLKDICKAYELPMEAMCGGMAMCATCHCFILSEAIPLPEKNDIEEALLSELFTSNTTSRLACQIHLTAQMDGLSVKIAVD, from the coding sequence ATGGAGAATGAAATTACCATTACTGTTATCGACCAAAACGGTAATACTCATACATTATTATGTCCTTTAGAAATGGGACTTACGCTTAAAGATATCTGCAAGGCTTACGAATTACCCATGGAAGCTATGTGTGGAGGAATGGCCATGTGTGCCACCTGTCATTGTTTTATTCTCAGTGAAGCCATCCCTCTTCCTGAAAAAAATGATATTGAGGAAGCTCTGTTATCAGAACTGTTTACCTCCAATACAACCAGCAGATTAGCCTGCCAGATTCATCTGACTGCCCAAATGGATGGACTGTCAGTAAAAATTGCTGTAGATTAA
- a CDS encoding NAD(P)/FAD-dependent oxidoreductase, translating into MIETDILIIGAGPAGLFTVFEAGLLKMRCHIIDALPQMGGQLSELYPKKPIFDIPGFPSVLAGELIDNLYEQIKQFEPGFTFNETAIHLLKLEENLFEVITDKGTKHRAKAVIIAGGLGSFEPKKPPIENISDFEERGVSYFIKRPEDYTGKHIVIAGGGDSALDWTIHLAEIASSVTLIHRRNEFRGALDSVEKVKKLKQDGKINLITPAEVVAVEGENHLTKIFIEKEGTIQAIETDYFIPLFGLVPKLGPLADWGLELEKNAIKVDNSTDFQTNIPGVYAVGDINTYPYKMKLILCGFHEAAIACQSIYQRLNPNKKFVLKYTTVSGIEGFDGTKKQAEKQVVATID; encoded by the coding sequence ATGATAGAAACAGATATACTGATCATTGGTGCCGGCCCTGCAGGGTTATTTACGGTATTTGAAGCCGGCCTTCTCAAAATGCGCTGCCATATTATAGATGCACTGCCGCAGATGGGAGGCCAGTTATCAGAACTGTATCCCAAGAAACCTATTTTTGATATTCCCGGATTTCCCAGTGTACTGGCCGGAGAACTCATCGATAATCTTTATGAGCAGATTAAACAGTTTGAGCCGGGCTTTACATTTAATGAAACAGCAATACATCTTCTCAAACTGGAAGAAAATCTTTTTGAAGTGATTACTGATAAAGGAACAAAACACAGAGCGAAAGCCGTTATTATAGCCGGAGGTCTGGGAAGTTTTGAGCCTAAAAAACCACCTATTGAAAATATTTCTGATTTTGAGGAACGCGGCGTCAGTTATTTTATCAAAAGACCGGAGGATTATACCGGAAAACATATTGTCATTGCCGGAGGTGGGGATTCTGCACTGGACTGGACGATTCATCTTGCTGAAATAGCTTCGTCTGTTACTCTTATTCACAGAAGGAATGAATTCCGCGGAGCTCTGGATTCTGTTGAAAAGGTAAAAAAATTAAAGCAGGATGGAAAAATCAACCTGATTACCCCGGCAGAAGTGGTAGCTGTAGAAGGAGAAAATCATTTAACAAAAATATTTATTGAAAAAGAAGGAACCATTCAAGCCATTGAAACAGATTATTTTATTCCTCTGTTCGGGTTGGTTCCCAAATTAGGTCCTTTGGCTGATTGGGGACTTGAACTGGAAAAGAATGCGATAAAAGTAGACAACAGCACTGACTTTCAAACAAATATTCCAGGGGTGTATGCTGTAGGAGATATCAATACCTATCCTTATAAAATGAAACTGATTCTGTGCGGGTTCCATGAAGCAGCCATTGCCTGCCAAAGTATCTATCAACGTTTAAATCCCAATAAAAAATTTGTACTAAAATATACAACGGTAAGTGGAATTGAAGGCTTTGACGGCACTAAAAAACAAGCAGAAAAACAGGTAGTAGCTACTATTGACTAA